CATGTACCTGGTACTCGTCTAATAAAAGGACTCTTTTTAAGGACAGCAAAGTAAAATGGTAAAGAAGTAACAACCATAAAGGTTTAAATTCCATGAGCTTCAGTATACTTTAAGAAGGCATTGTaacttatttatataattttatagtgATCTTTacaattaagataaaaataaacttttaaagcaGAGTTACGAAAATCTCCCTATTTATCCAGAATATATCTCTGGATAAGTActcctcaaaagattttttttattccttttcaatAAATCTTGTTATCCTAATCAAgtatattatttgaaaaattgACATTCCACTTGAAACTGGAGATAAATTCTAATcttaaattttccatttaaactcttacatttccaaaatattattcATATAATTATTCAGAtatcctaaaggaaaaaaaagagtaacaactATTTTCATTCAAAGAATGGCACAATATTATTCTAATACACAAAGTAGCATTATCTACTCTTCAATTATTGTATTTAGCTGGAATGATCAAATGATTATTTAAACTTTTTGTGTAATGTAAAACTATGTCTGAGATTCTGATAACATCTcagtgaaagttttttttttctctatcatcTTAGGAATTATGTCAAGTGTGTTCAAATCTAACCAAGTCTTTCTCTTTACACTATTTTctaaaactttaataaaataaagggcAGCTAAGAGAAAAAGCTTAAGACAAACACAATTAGATTGTCTTTATGCCATTTATGTCAATGGACAGATACTTAAGGCATAGCTAAAGGTTTAAGTCTGTTACTTTATGACATATGCTCCCTGCTACCCTGGCCATTACTTGACAGGATGTTTGCTTGCAAAATGACTATTTTCCTATAGTCACTCTTGATTTTAATATAACAGACTATCATTATGACTCAACTTGAAAATTAGTCATCATAGAATGTCATAGTCTCTACAAACAGACAAATATTGATCATAGCAACTTTTAGAAacagaataaaagcaaaatgaaatttaaatgaattaaaaagtatTAGTTAGAAAATGCTTTTAGGTTTCTAAAAACACATTAATCATTGGTTAAAATATCTCACAAGCCTCTGTACTTTAGATTTTTATTAATGTCCACCTTGTTACAAAATTAATTTAAGGCAACCTTCAAAACCACAACATACATAGTAGAATATTATTTTCCCTCTATTAGAATTGgcaaatgtaaaatcaatattttcattttacactgttgaaagaaagagTCCTTTGTAGAGTGAATATTCTCTAtagaaatttataaaacaaaatatgtatCTCTTTATTGATACCACTAGTCTTATAAAACAATTCTTCCTTtcaattcataaatattttaattcaattactatttttaacaaaaacaagttttttttaactctctACTATTCACCTATATATTGTAGTTGGGCCTCATTAAAAATCTTCTGTCACCTTCAGATTTTaagaaaagcatatgaaaattCAGAGTTTCCTTAGGCCTCATTTGCCCATGTATCACCATCTACATTATTATTCTTTACCAAATTTCTCCTCATTTCTTGGTCTATAATTTATAGAGCACTGCAAGTCAAATAAAAGTTGCCAATTATCTGATTAATTTTGATTTAGAATACTGTTGCTCCAAATGATCCAGGACTATTTACTTtagtacaaaataaaaagttgagtaATTACCCAGATACTAGTAATTCAAGTCCAAGTTTCTAATAACATGGACTAAATTGTCCATATTAATACAACTCTCCCTTTCACCCTGTTGCCAGTCATTATTTTCTTGGTATTTTATgacattaaaatgattttataaatcTTGCTCCCCATTCCTTTCCATAAAATACAGATTAGAATGCTTACAAAAAGGaatgtaattttgaaaattacaCTTGAAAGAGTTAGAACAACTGTGGTTATTTATGTTTTAACcttaatgaaaataaacacttagggagaaaaaaatggaaattttcagctatttcaTAGGCACTTGTTTTCACAACAGTCTATAAAATTACtttctgagcatttactatgGTGTAAAAATCACTTATGTATAAACCATTCATTTTCTTACCATAGGCGAGGGGGTTGTAGGGGGATGAATCAaacaggtgagggagattaagagatacaaactgccTGTTATAAAATAAACGAATCACCAGGATGTAAGGTATAGCataggaaatatagtcaataatattgtaataactttgtatggggacagatggtaaCAAGagttatcatggtgatcattttataatgtataaaaatatcaaatcactatgctgtacacctgaaactaatataatattgtaagtcaattatactttaattaaaaataaattaataaagtatTTTCTGAATAGTTCTGTATATGCAAAAAATATGTGAGAGAATTGAACACAATTAttctaaggatttttttaaagtattgttaaACTGAACTTTGCATAAAATTGTTTCAAGTCTATGTTTTATTTTGACAAGggacataaaaatatgtattctctTGAAAATACCATTCAAAACAAccataattaaaatgttaaattcttaaccagtattatttaaaatatgtttcaaaatattaaaactttcacCTAAGCCTTTCTTTACAAAGTAATCTCTCTTAATATATTACTTTTGGTTTAAATGTTTACTTTAAATGAGTTAAAAGCACAGTTTGTATAGTTTCTTTAGTGTTGGCAATGTATTTAGTTCAGATCATGCATTCTTATATATATAACTTCTCTTCTGAAATAATTCATTTGATAAATCATGGTCAAATCTTTCATTTTATAAGTATAGATTATTGTTACCTGAGTTTAGTCTATAAAatactccttttattttttgtttcctcttttttttaaattatactcctttaaacaaaataaatatgaatacttATACATtacttaaatttcaaattttaatatataaaaagcatGCTCTTAAAGTACAAACTTCTAAAAAATGTTGGCTTTagacaataatattccattgactaggcccatttgttcctttttgttgttgttggaattCATGGATCTGGTCAAAACTTCAGTTTCTAAGGTATGAGAAAATACAGTGTTAGAATAGAGATTCCAAAACCAGGaccaaaaaggaagggaatttctTAGATATTTTCTGTTGTTATAGTCTAAATGTAAGCCATCTTAAAACTGGTTAGGTTCTGGACATGACAGATGATTTTCTAGTCCATTTTGAGCATGACTGTGAGGCTTAGTTAAATTCAGTGGAGCTAAGAGAATCTTGGTGTAATGGACTGTGTCagagaaaataaacagtaaatgTTTTCTGTAACATTTCTTCTCCGGAAGGGAaaaattttcctccctccctccctcctttccttccttccttcaaaaaatattcaatctctctctctccctctccctctgaaaatgtaaaataacaatttaaagGACAGTCTGCATGCATATGGAAGAATTAATCACATATATTCATCAAAGTAAACTTGTTTCAACACATCCATGCTTCACTTTCATTCTCTTCTAGCTAACCCATGGGTCATTCTGGCTGATCCCAGATCAATGAAGTAGGAAATCGAAGCGGTGATCTTTATAAGTGAAGTAGAGAATAAAACCAACCTGTTGTTGAGGGGGAAACTGTTTATTATCTAAATTATCTATTTGACAGACTTTATTGGATGGTTGGCCAGCTCCTAATTTTCATATCACTTCACTGGTGACTTAAGGAGTAAACTTACTTTTTATAATCCATACAAAAGtacattttaagaatttaaaagtaaataattagtttttatttgtctATGTAGAGAAATTCTaagacacaattcaacctgttCTTCTCTTATTAAATATACTGTGGAGTATGATTGCCTTCcttgtttctaatttctttacctttaaattaaaatttgtctTCATCTCTTGccaaactgcattttaaaaatttcatttcctaTTAAGAAACCAATTCCTCATTTCTTCCTAGCTGAAGACTTCACAATTTTAGTCAGTACTACTCAGATACTCCCATGTGACATTAGTTGCTTGGCTTCAAAATAAGGGATCAAACTTCCTAAAGGAAGCCCTGAAGAGCAGACATGACTTTTCCAATATGCAGAAAATCCTTTCAAACCCATAGACTGGTTAGATACAaagatttaatattaaaaattatcatttgaTACTTATGTACATTCTTTTAATATTACAGAATTATCTCATTCTGACTCAAGTAGCTGACAAAATCAAGGCAGGACACTCTTGATGATAGCTCCCAAATCTcactttaaaaattcaagagTATTCTCCTTTTTAAGCATCTTGACTATAGAATTTCCTGTTTGCAAAGTTTGACAAAATTATAGTTTCTTAATTTCAAAGGAAATGCtttgatatttatctttttaagaaaCTCAGTTTCTTAGTAGCGTGATAATTTAACCTGTTACAACTtagatttgaaatatttatcattATACCACATTTTGAAGTTTTACATGATATTTTCCTGATGCAactatctgaaaatgaaatttaaaaaatagtactaAATGATGAAACTATTACTTAAATAGAAGTTGTGCTAATTAGTCTAAATGTTTTGAATAAAAGTTTTGGGGGGAAAATTCAAAACGCTTGTGCAAAACCATAAGCATGAATTTTGTAGTATTTTAGAGAACATTGTATCACTGATTTTCATTCCTACGGTTCCAATTTCTTTAATGTGACTAGCATTTCACTTTCACATATTAAGGCACTAGCTCCATTGAAATAAATTTGAGTTTTATCTAAAAATCCTCATATTACAAGATAGGCTATATGAATAAGGGAGGGAAAAGGTTGTATTTGCCTATATTAATTACTGTAGCAATGACCATTTATAAATTATTAGAGATTGGACTAAATgcttaatttgaaaattaaacctTTGTTGTTCCCTCTGAATGCTTGATGTGGTCTTTTGAAAACATGTGATACAAGACTCAATTTGAAACCACTGAACTCTGTAGTCATAAATGTGCAAAAACTTGACCATTCAAATTCCAAGACCCAATCTATGCCTTGCCAAGTTaagatatttaataaaagaaTGTGTATAGATTTTATAAACTTCACTGAAATAGTTTTGACCTATACTTTCAAATACCATAGGTAACTCAGTTAAGCATTCCTCCCAACTGTCCATTTGTGGTTAAAGtagctttaaaataataaattctatttttattaatatttatctcGAGGCTTTAAGATCACTAACCACCAAAGAATCCCTATGAGGGGGCAGAGAGAAGATGTTTCTTgtgtttatataatatttaagcattttaaactttcttctttCTGGAAAATGAGCGGGTATTTCATGTGCAGGCATAGAATAGAACCCCGCTAGAACATAGTATGTATGTCAGTAAAAACTTTTGGATGCATGGGCATTTAAGCatattggcttttttttccctccccatgGATATTCAAGGAACTCTTCAATCTAAAGGAATACTTTCCCTCAGCTTCCTCCGCACAAAAGCAAAAGTACTTATACagtctaaaaaataaatactagaaATTGTTTTTTGCAACCAACAAATGTACCAGTGAGGCCTTTGGGAAAAGCTGACCACATAGATCCTGTAAATGCCTCAGCACATTTAAATTGTACTCATGGTGCAGAGGCCAAtattaaattgttttctaaaaaaaaaaaaaaaaattaactaaccAGCTCAAAGGatacaatgtattttaaaacatttaaaaatactttctcatTCTTCGAATAATTTGTacattctcaaaaagaaaaacaaatttagcaGCATTATCTGTCTTAAATTTgcagtttaaaaggaaaaatacattaaCACGAAGATCTTTGAACATCTATTTTGCTGTTTTCAGCTGCAcataattgttattttaaaaggctCTTTCAGGGCAAATTTAGTCCATTGGCTTTAAGGCTGCAGAATTGTTTTAAGTCTAGTAAAAGTTCCAATGCTGTTTTCAGTGatcaaagcaaaaattttaaatagtttttcccCCATAGTTTCAGAATGTTTTCATACATAGTTTTTCTAATAATATAGAATATATTGATTTTATTGCTGCAACAAAGAGTCTACATCTGTGTAATCATGCCTTTTAATAATTATACTTCAATGTATTTCAATGGCTTACTTGTCAAAGAAACACATGTATTATCTACATTTAAACAAATACCTAATCCTGTGCCTCCTTCAAAGGGAGTTGAAATAAATGTAGCTACAGGagaaaaattcagtttttctAGTATCAGAAAACATTATGGTGAAAATTTTTGTGTGAACTGGAAATATACCCATCACTTGGGCCTAACACATAAATACATTTAGGTAGAAGACGACAAATGCCTTGTAAGAGAAAGGACTTACATATGTACAGGAGAGTAACATGACAGCTATTACAGAAACAATTCTTGTGAATTTCCTAACTTTTATGCCCACGAACTCACATTTAATTGTAATTACTTTCCTCTTttaaaacagcatttaaaaatctATGCTCAAGCATTATTGCTTTCTTGACACTAAATTGAGCATGATTACAGTTATCAACTCAAATTCTATTAGAGTATTAACAATCAATGTTATGCAAGGTTATAAAGTATGTAACAAATGTAATGAGCTTGGGTGTTGTTAATATTGTTTAACTTTTACACAACTCTGCCCTCTAAAATATCCCTTATGCAAATCAGATATCTGGACATTTTTCAACTGACATTTTACTACTGAGAAACAAGGAgtttagaaagaaaatgagagatgGGAAGAAAAGATGAACATGATTAATAGGTGTTTGTTTCATAAAGACTCTAGGGAGACTTTTAAATCCTTCACTGCTCCTATATGCTCACCGAAGTGGAGAGCTAGTTCACATGCCTTTCAAAGCCTTCAAAGGAGAACTGAGTAGTTACTCAATCTTTACTGATGCTAAATTATTCCATTTGCGTCCTGTTGTTGTGAAATCAGGTGATCTTTATGCACTGGTGCAAGGTTAAATGTTGACTGTATTcattagaaactttttttttcaaataaacacCTAAATTATGCCTCAAAAAGTGTTTCATGGTAAGTCTGTTTCAAATAATGCCTCCTAAGAGGCATTAAAGACTAAAACATCTTTCTCGTTCTTTATTCCTCCCCTCCACCCGGAAAGAACTGCACTTtgagtttcctttttaaattcttttgatcAAAAAATGCATAATCTACTTTgatgcagttttttgttttaagaatcACTCTTGTTCTCCAAATTCGTATAACTATAAAGGGGAAGTTAAATGTACAATATTTGAACCTTTAAAATTATGGGTATTCACTTCTGATAAAGATTTTGCCATTCTTAACTATATTTTACTAAGATAACTATTTGATAAAAATATGAGGATAGCTTGACTAAAACAGGACCCATAGATGCTGTGAGCACAGTAGCACAAAATTTCTATCACTTTGCTTTTGAAAGGTGTTTATTTGCAGCTGcatctaaaatttttaataattctgtCCAATATGTTCATGAATAAGATATTAATCCCTTAACTGTCGAAGTACAGCACGCTACACGCGCgcactatatgtatacatgtgtatacacacacacacacaccccacacgcAGGAAGGAATCAATTGCTGTATTccagaaatgacaatgaaagaggaaaaataagcaaGAATTATAATTAGACGTCTACAGTCTCATTCACAGAAGGGCAGCGCTTGGGGGTTAAGctgttgagttaaaaaaaaaaaatcccccaaccAAAAACCAACCAGTTGCCTCCGATTGGAGCTTCCCGCAGGCTTTCGCGCTGAGCGAGGAGCGGGGAAGGCGTAGTTCTCGGGGGCGCTGGGGGCCGGGATCCCGTCACCGTCACCACCTCCCGAGGGGTCTTTCGGGAGCGCTCCCGCGGGCCCCGCAGGAGCCGGTGACAGTCCTAGGTGAGCGCCGAGAGCAGAGAAAGCGCCGAGCGCGTCCACAAAGCGCCCGGGCCGCCCCTCGTGCTAAGGCGCGGCGGCCCTAGCAGCGGGCGCAGAAGGAAGGATTGGACggaagcggcggcggcggctggcgGGCGGCGGGGGTCGCGGGCCGGGGCGCGGCCCGGGAGGCCGGCGAGGAGCCCACGGGTTGGGAGGCCCGcagcccgcgccgccgccgctgccgcctccGCCGCCCCAGCCGCGTGCGCGCGCGGCCGCATCAGCTGAGCGCGCGGCGCGTGTCACGTGGTGCGCGTGTCGAAGGTCACGGCGCGCTCACAATGGAGCTCTCGGAGTATGTGCAGAAAGGCTTCCAGATGCTGGCCGATCCCGGCTCCTTCGACTCCAACGCCTTCACGCTTCTCCTCCGGGCGGCTTTCCAGAGCCTGCTGGACGCCCAGGCGGACGAGGCCGTGTTAGGTAAGCCGCTGGGCTCTAAGCTGGATCGGCCTGGGTGGAGGGGCGCTCGGAGAAGAGGAGCGAGATGGAGCGAGAAGGGGAAAGCCCCGGGAAGAGGAAGTCTCCGGGGTTTGCCCTTCGCTCCGGACGGAGTGTGGGGATGTGGCTCTGCCAGAACCCACATCGGACCCCGAGCATTGTTCTCTCCCCAGTTGGCACCTGCACACAGCCAGCTACACGTTCCTGGCCTGATTTCCTCTCCCAGGCTCTTTGTTCCTTTGTAAAGCCGGTGTTCAAGTCTTGTTTGTGGCCTAAACATCTAAGGTTTTCAGCCTGGTCTGGGGCAAAGGCTGTTTGACACTTGGACTTCATCAGGGTAGCTCCCTGCAATTCAAGCTTTCAGTGCTAGGTTGACGAAggttttaaagggtctgcttcCAAAGTAATTACTACGTCCAATAGTGTTGACATTTTTCAGCTTAGAGAATACCTCAAGTTCCTCTGATCATTCCAACACTCTAGTTCAATATGTTTTGCACAGGTTCCACGCCTAGACCCTTAAAATATGGTGCATAATGTTTTGTTCTGCACTAGTTATCAGGAGGCGAGTCTTATAAATGGTCGGGTCAGTGATTGCGGAGTGCGGTGTCAGTATGGATGGAGGCATATTTTAAGACAGATCGCTATTACatgattttcttaaatataaatatctcaacaattcaatttttttctgtagtttCACGAGCTAAATACGTGTACAAAAAGTATAAAAGTGGAAGTTCTTTAAACGAAAATAGTAACCACCACCTGgttaatctcaaaaaaaaaaaaaaggatggctgtggaaacctgaaaatattttgaaaattgtattttatattctgaactcgttccctctcccccacctacATGTGTTAATGTCCATGGGGCCAGTTAGCATAAAATTAATCCATCTTTAGAAGGAAAGTTTATTCATTAAGTTTAcaccatataaaatatttatctccTTATTTTCCTCGGAATTTACTCCATCCATCTTTAGAGTGACCACTGTATATTTTACTCTAggactatgttttttaaaaaataaataaaagtattaagGTAAAGTAAAAGAAGGTAATTTGACCAGGTAATTGCATAATTATTGATGTGTGATCTTTATTGTTTTGCCATTGACCATGTTGCACATctcatttacttatattttccaGTCCTTATAGTTGAATTCTTCTTGTTATCTTGTTAAAGAGGGTTCTTTACCCAAATTAAAATACCTTTTTAGAAACAGGACTATAAAGAATTTATTGTCACAGGCATCACTggcaattaatttattttagatCACCCAGACTTGAAACATATCGATCCAGTGGTTTTAAAACATTGTCATGCAGCAGCTGCAACTTACATACTGGAGGCTGGAAAGCAAAGAGCTGACAAATCAACTCTAAGGTACAGGATTTATTTAAATATCCATTTGTTTTCAAATAGTACCTTTATGATTccaatttcagtttttaaaatggagaCTAAACTtacgcttttttttttctttagcagttACCTAGAAGACTGTAAATTTGATAGCGAGAGAATAGAATTGTTTTGCACGGAATATCAGGTTacttacttaaatttttaaaaattaacaattacTATTTTTCTTCTACTCTGTTTGCAAAGacgtattttctttcttttttttcctcccagaatAATAGGAATTCCCTAGAAATCCTACTGGGAAGGTAGGTCCTGT
This sequence is a window from Mesoplodon densirostris isolate mMesDen1 chromosome 4, mMesDen1 primary haplotype, whole genome shotgun sequence. Protein-coding genes within it:
- the COMMD3 gene encoding COMM domain-containing protein 3 isoform X1 gives rise to the protein MELSEYVQKGFQMLADPGSFDSNAFTLLLRAAFQSLLDAQADEAVLDHPDLKHIDPVVLKHCHAAAATYILEAGKQRADKSTLSSYLEDCKFDSERIELFCTEYQNNRNSLEILLGSIGRSFPHITDVSWHLEYQIKTNQLDKMYRPAYLVTLSVENTDSRSHPEISFSCNMEQLQDLVGKLKDASKSLERATQL
- the COMMD3 gene encoding COMM domain-containing protein 3 isoform X2, with product MELSEYVQKGFQMLADPGSFDSNAFTLLLRAAFQSLLDAQADEAVLDHPDLKHIDPVVLKHCHAAAATYILEAGKQRADKSTLSYLEDCKFDSERIELFCTEYQNNRNSLEILLGSIGRSFPHITDVSWHLEYQIKTNQLDKMYRPAYLVTLSVENTDSRSHPEISFSCNMEQLQDLVGKLKDASKSLERATQL